Sequence from the Phragmites australis chromosome 6, lpPhrAust1.1, whole genome shotgun sequence genome:
GAGAGTTGTCGGGAGTTTGAGATACTTGGTGAACACTCGCCCGGATCTTGCCTTCTCGGTTGGGTACGTCAGCAGATTTATGGAGAAACCAACAATTGAGCACTTGGTGGTGGTGAAGCGAATCTTGCGCTACGTCGCCAGCAACATCAGTGTTGGTTGCTGGTATCCAAAGGCGTCCGTCAACAAGCTTATAGGCTACAGTGACAACGAGCACGTCGGAGACATTGACACTCGTCGGAGCACTAGTGGGGCCTTGTTCTTCCGCAGAAGGTCATTGGTGAGCTGGTTCTCGCAGAAGCAGAGAGTTGTCGCACTCTCCTCTTGCGAAGCGGAATACATGGCAGCGACATCAGCTGCCTGCCAGGGTGTTTGGTTGGCGCAGCTTCTAGCTGAACTGACAAGCGAGGAACAGCGCGCCTTCACTCTGAAAATGGATAGCAAATCAGCGATCGCCCTCAGCAAGAACCCAGTTTTCCACGATCGAAGCAAGCACATTGATACACGATTCCATTTCATCAGGGAGTGCGTGGAGCAAGGGAAGATTGACGTCGATTTTATTgtgtcggacccctcctttggggtcacctcgtgtagctcataccaATCCCTGGATTagtagctggtacgcacgaCTTCCAACAGAAGTAGATATCACAGACATACATCAATTAAATACAATAATAGAgtacaacacagagttcattacaacagaAGCCCGTAGGCATAAATTAacaaaccctcaaagcacagcggaaacacataaaagcgacccaagccctacaggcagcttgagtgtAGATAAAACTGGCTTCTCTAATCTTTATCTTCTCTTTCGACGAAGTCGGGCTCTagatcatctggatccacaattagcaagtgtgagtacataaggtacttagcaagtcctacctcaagggggaAAAATTTAGATGCTTAagggtagatcaaggataaggctataTAGCCTTTCaggttttgcggaaagctagttttattgatgcaaggttcatttcGCAAGGACTAACTTTAATAAAAACATTTCCGAAGAGAAcacataagttgagcttatgggggttgacggtcctgggggagatacatccgtcccgccagttcccacaagacttttgccagcggacacacagtccaggaggcttagggcacaaagccaaaatccttcttttcgaaaacacgggcacacaacccactcacacaccaaggaaatactcacgccgaaaagctaatcattgtgaccaaaccatagcatgtccttgaccgaggacacggctatccagataggtttaacactctgcagaggttgtacactttacccacaagatatgcacatgctcccaccttagcaactggtgaagctGTCATAATGAGACACAATGACCTCACAACagtcacaatatccacccatgtggcactaagataccaggggtcTTAGAAGATTCACGtgaaggaccacttagcaatcccaagattttgacatagtctcaacaatatcaccagccggaccttgggctacacactacccaagtcttctcctggtccccattgccactaccggcctccgggtgggtaccgcactaagtcagaggggttaggtcaagtcctgcccatacagaccatgtggttgtatgagtggatactaggtgagatgtcacagtgaaccggtccttatatgaccgaggcaagagtctcccagcaagaacaccacaaaggcgaaccttgctccaaggtagttcccacctttgtggggcaccgtactcaccctcgtcaacactactctagagttttccccaagaacacaagttttacacgcacatgcaccaagcacacatcacttcacattgaaaagcatgattatcacatgtaaataatctagttctttcttttgagcaaggcaatcctaagcatgctagtaaacaAGTATTCATCCAAACagtcattatagttgatgttgagaa
This genomic interval carries:
- the LOC133922913 gene encoding secreted RxLR effector protein 161-like, yielding MEARWKLSRDSTAPVVDATEYRRVVGSLRYLVNTRPDLAFSVGYVSRFMEKPTIEHLVVVKRILRYVASNISVGCWYPKASVNKLIGYSDNEHVGDIDTRRSTSGALFFRRRSLVSWFSQKQRVVALSSCEAEYMAATSAACQGVWLAQLLAELTSEEQRAFTLKMDSKSAIALSKNPVFHDRSKHIDTRFHFIRECVEQGKIDVDFIVSDPSFGVTSCSSYQSLD